The following proteins are co-located in the Carassius gibelio isolate Cgi1373 ecotype wild population from Czech Republic chromosome A21, carGib1.2-hapl.c, whole genome shotgun sequence genome:
- the LOC127941785 gene encoding rho GTPase-activating protein 24 isoform X4, producing the protein MTSNHETYLLMASTQNDMEDWVKSIRRVIWAPFGGGIFGQKLEETVRYERRYGNRMAPMLVEQCVDFIRHRGLREEGLFRLPGQANLVKELQDAFDCGEKPSFDCNTDVHTVASLLKLYLRELPEPVIPFCKYEEFLACTKLLSKDQDAGMKELRKQVEGLPTVNYNLLKYICKFLDEVQSYSGVNKMSVQNLATVFGPNILRPKVEDPVTIMEGTALVQQLMAALIGQHDVLFPPDEDHSSTLELVNNNNNETQKRPTNGQLQNKENNNTSGVRQCTWDAPESPSRVPLDNGSPRSGSPRNGFTGQRFEVARSPPLAVKKNPAFCKGSGIVTNGSFSSSSSSSGDANQEKSQALSNMGTLHARRTGAIKGSGTKMGVQNSIVRMGVSSTDVTNGTLNGRNGLWVPNGHATMREAKSRDAEHQQNRLSTYDNVHIHQQQMTQPCLSSSCEDKQSLDSATWSTSSCEISLPGNSTSCRSSTTTCPEQDFFGNNFEDPLLDGPVQEDSGPAVDDREQRTSNSGGRGSRGTSSSDNSETFAITNGPTNHSALHSLVASLKQEMLKQKSEYEARIKSLELRNLELETVMANLHEELDQEKKKYTMVEIKLRNAERAKDDAEKRNEMLQKEMEQFFSTFGDLTADPRRPDRANTIWIQ; encoded by the exons ATGACATCCAACCATGAGACATATCTACTTATGGCCAGCACACAGAATGACATGGAGGACTGGGTAAAGAGCATCCGCAGGGTGATATGGGCTCCATTTGGAGGAG GAATTTTTGGTCAGAAGTTGGAAGAGACGGTTCGATATGAACGTCGTTATGGCAACAGGATGGCGCCCATGCTGGTGGAGCAGTGCGTGGACTTCATCCGCCACAGGGGTTTACGAGAAGAAGGGCTCTTCCGTTTGCCTGGACAAGCCAACCTCGTCAAAGAGCTTCAGGATGCTTTCGACTGTGGAGAGAAGCCGTCTTTTGACTG TAACACAGACGTTCACACCGTGGCATCATTGTTGAAGCTGTATTTAAGAGAGCTGCCTGAGCCAGTCATCCCGTTCTGTAAATACGAAGAGTTTCTGGCCTGCACCAAACTCCTCAGCAAAGACCAGGATGCA GGAATGAAGGAATTAAGAAAGCAAGTAGAAGGTCTACCTACAGTAAACTACAATCTGCTTAAATACATATGCAA GTTTTTGGATGAAGTTCAGTCCTACTCAGGTGTGAATAAAATGAGTGTACAGAATCTGGCTACAGTCTTTGGGCCAAATATTCTGAGGCCAAAGGTTGAGGACCCAGTGACTATAATGGAAG GCACAGCACTGGTTCAGCAGCTGATGGCTGCTCTGATCGGTCAGCACGATGTTCTTTTCCCACCCGATGAGGACCACAGTAGCACCCTGGAActggttaataataacaacaatgagACTCAGAAACGACCTACGAATGGTCAGCTACAAAACAAAGAGAACAATAACACCAGTGGGGTGCGACAGTGCACTTGGGACGCACCAGAATCACCCAGCCGGGTTCCTCTGGACAACGGCTCTCCCCGTTCGGGCAGCCCACGTAATGGTTTTACAGGACAGCGTTTCGAGGTGGCCCGCAGTCCGCCACTAGCAGTGAAAAAGAACCCAGCGTTTTGCAAAGGGAGCGGGATTGTCACCAACGGATCATTCAGCTCGTCATCGTCATCCTCAGGTGACGCCAATCAGGAGAAAAGTCAGGCTCTATCAAACATGGGAACCCTTCATGCCCGTCGGACGGGTGCGATAAAAGGCTCGGGCACCAAAATGGGTGTCCAGAATAGCATCGTCCGAATGGGCGTATCCAGCACAGACGTGACGAATGGGACTCTAAATGGACGGAATGGACTCTGGGTTCCCAACGGTCACGCCACGATGCGCGAGGCTAAAAGTCGAGATGCAGAGCACCAGCAGAACCGCCTGTCCACGTACGACAACGTCCACATCCATCAACAGCAGATGACACAGCCCTGTCTGAGCAGCAGCTGTGAGGACAAACAGAGCTTGGATAGCGCCACATGGTCCACCTCGTCTTGCGAGATCTCCCTTCCCGGAAACTCGACTTCTTGCCGCTCCTCCACAACCACGTGCCCAGAGCAGGACTTCTTTGGCAACAACTTTGAGGATCCTTTGTTGGACGGGCCAGTACAGGAGGACAGCGGACCGGCGGTTGACGATAGGGAGCAGCGGACCAGTAACAGTGGAGGCCGGGGAAGCAGAGGAACCAGCAGCAGCGATAACAGCGAAACCTTTGCCATTACAAATGGGCcgaccaatcacagtgcactgcaTAGCCTGGTGGCCAGTCTCAAACAGGAAATGCTCAAGCAGAAGAGTGAATACGAGGCAAGGATTAAGAG TCTGGAACTTCGGAATCTAGAGTTGGAGACGGTGATGGCGAATCTACACGAAGAGCTTGACCAGGAGAAGAAGAAATACACCATGGTGGAGATCAAGCTGAGAAACGCAGAGCGAGCCAAGGACGACGCGGAAAAGAGAAACGAGATGTTGCAGAAAGAGATGGAGCAGTTCTTTTCCACCTTCGGAGACCTGACCGCAGACCCGCGACGGCCCGACAGAGCCAACACCATCTGGATCCAGTGA
- the LOC127941785 gene encoding rho GTPase-activating protein 24 isoform X2: protein MEVMQPVGHQLSPFGTSGCLSASAGGDRERMTSNHETYLLMASTQNDMEDWVKSIRRVIWAPFGGGIFGQKLEETVRYERRYGNRMAPMLVEQCVDFIRHRGLREEGLFRLPGQANLVKELQDAFDCGEKPSFDCNTDVHTVASLLKLYLRELPEPVIPFCKYEEFLACTKLLSKDQDAGMKELRKQVEGLPTVNYNLLKYICKFLDEVQSYSGVNKMSVQNLATVFGPNILRPKVEDPVTIMEGTALVQQLMAALIGQHDVLFPPDEDHSSTLELVNNNNNETQKRPTNGQLQNKENNNTSGVRQCTWDAPESPSRVPLDNGSPRSGSPRNGFTGQRFEVARSPPLAVKKNPAFCKGSGIVTNGSFSSSSSSSGDANQEKSQALSNMGTLHARRTGAIKGSGTKMGVQNSIVRMGVSSTDVTNGTLNGRNGLWVPNGHATMREAKSRDAEHQQNRLSTYDNVHIHQQQMTQPCLSSSCEDKQSLDSATWSTSSCEISLPGNSTSCRSSTTTCPEQDFFGNNFEDPLLDGPVQEDSGPAVDDREQRTSNSGGRGSRGTSSSDNSETFAITNGPTNHSALHSLVASLKQEMLKQKSEYEARIKSLELRNLELETVMANLHEELDQEKKKYTMVEIKLRNAERAKDDAEKRNEMLQKEMEQFFSTFGDLTADPRRPDRANTIWIQ from the exons GGGGCGACAGGGAGCGAATGACATCCAACCATGAGACATATCTACTTATGGCCAGCACACAGAATGACATGGAGGACTGGGTAAAGAGCATCCGCAGGGTGATATGGGCTCCATTTGGAGGAG GAATTTTTGGTCAGAAGTTGGAAGAGACGGTTCGATATGAACGTCGTTATGGCAACAGGATGGCGCCCATGCTGGTGGAGCAGTGCGTGGACTTCATCCGCCACAGGGGTTTACGAGAAGAAGGGCTCTTCCGTTTGCCTGGACAAGCCAACCTCGTCAAAGAGCTTCAGGATGCTTTCGACTGTGGAGAGAAGCCGTCTTTTGACTG TAACACAGACGTTCACACCGTGGCATCATTGTTGAAGCTGTATTTAAGAGAGCTGCCTGAGCCAGTCATCCCGTTCTGTAAATACGAAGAGTTTCTGGCCTGCACCAAACTCCTCAGCAAAGACCAGGATGCA GGAATGAAGGAATTAAGAAAGCAAGTAGAAGGTCTACCTACAGTAAACTACAATCTGCTTAAATACATATGCAA GTTTTTGGATGAAGTTCAGTCCTACTCAGGTGTGAATAAAATGAGTGTACAGAATCTGGCTACAGTCTTTGGGCCAAATATTCTGAGGCCAAAGGTTGAGGACCCAGTGACTATAATGGAAG GCACAGCACTGGTTCAGCAGCTGATGGCTGCTCTGATCGGTCAGCACGATGTTCTTTTCCCACCCGATGAGGACCACAGTAGCACCCTGGAActggttaataataacaacaatgagACTCAGAAACGACCTACGAATGGTCAGCTACAAAACAAAGAGAACAATAACACCAGTGGGGTGCGACAGTGCACTTGGGACGCACCAGAATCACCCAGCCGGGTTCCTCTGGACAACGGCTCTCCCCGTTCGGGCAGCCCACGTAATGGTTTTACAGGACAGCGTTTCGAGGTGGCCCGCAGTCCGCCACTAGCAGTGAAAAAGAACCCAGCGTTTTGCAAAGGGAGCGGGATTGTCACCAACGGATCATTCAGCTCGTCATCGTCATCCTCAGGTGACGCCAATCAGGAGAAAAGTCAGGCTCTATCAAACATGGGAACCCTTCATGCCCGTCGGACGGGTGCGATAAAAGGCTCGGGCACCAAAATGGGTGTCCAGAATAGCATCGTCCGAATGGGCGTATCCAGCACAGACGTGACGAATGGGACTCTAAATGGACGGAATGGACTCTGGGTTCCCAACGGTCACGCCACGATGCGCGAGGCTAAAAGTCGAGATGCAGAGCACCAGCAGAACCGCCTGTCCACGTACGACAACGTCCACATCCATCAACAGCAGATGACACAGCCCTGTCTGAGCAGCAGCTGTGAGGACAAACAGAGCTTGGATAGCGCCACATGGTCCACCTCGTCTTGCGAGATCTCCCTTCCCGGAAACTCGACTTCTTGCCGCTCCTCCACAACCACGTGCCCAGAGCAGGACTTCTTTGGCAACAACTTTGAGGATCCTTTGTTGGACGGGCCAGTACAGGAGGACAGCGGACCGGCGGTTGACGATAGGGAGCAGCGGACCAGTAACAGTGGAGGCCGGGGAAGCAGAGGAACCAGCAGCAGCGATAACAGCGAAACCTTTGCCATTACAAATGGGCcgaccaatcacagtgcactgcaTAGCCTGGTGGCCAGTCTCAAACAGGAAATGCTCAAGCAGAAGAGTGAATACGAGGCAAGGATTAAGAG TCTGGAACTTCGGAATCTAGAGTTGGAGACGGTGATGGCGAATCTACACGAAGAGCTTGACCAGGAGAAGAAGAAATACACCATGGTGGAGATCAAGCTGAGAAACGCAGAGCGAGCCAAGGACGACGCGGAAAAGAGAAACGAGATGTTGCAGAAAGAGATGGAGCAGTTCTTTTCCACCTTCGGAGACCTGACCGCAGACCCGCGACGGCCCGACAGAGCCAACACCATCTGGATCCAGTGA
- the LOC127941785 gene encoding rho GTPase-activating protein 24 isoform X3, whose protein sequence is MSRISKGGDRERMTSNHETYLLMASTQNDMEDWVKSIRRVIWAPFGGGIFGQKLEETVRYERRYGNRMAPMLVEQCVDFIRHRGLREEGLFRLPGQANLVKELQDAFDCGEKPSFDCNTDVHTVASLLKLYLRELPEPVIPFCKYEEFLACTKLLSKDQDAGMKELRKQVEGLPTVNYNLLKYICKFLDEVQSYSGVNKMSVQNLATVFGPNILRPKVEDPVTIMEGTALVQQLMAALIGQHDVLFPPDEDHSSTLELVNNNNNETQKRPTNGQLQNKENNNTSGVRQCTWDAPESPSRVPLDNGSPRSGSPRNGFTGQRFEVARSPPLAVKKNPAFCKGSGIVTNGSFSSSSSSSGDANQEKSQALSNMGTLHARRTGAIKGSGTKMGVQNSIVRMGVSSTDVTNGTLNGRNGLWVPNGHATMREAKSRDAEHQQNRLSTYDNVHIHQQQMTQPCLSSSCEDKQSLDSATWSTSSCEISLPGNSTSCRSSTTTCPEQDFFGNNFEDPLLDGPVQEDSGPAVDDREQRTSNSGGRGSRGTSSSDNSETFAITNGPTNHSALHSLVASLKQEMLKQKSEYEARIKSLELRNLELETVMANLHEELDQEKKKYTMVEIKLRNAERAKDDAEKRNEMLQKEMEQFFSTFGDLTADPRRPDRANTIWIQ, encoded by the exons GGGGCGACAGGGAGCGAATGACATCCAACCATGAGACATATCTACTTATGGCCAGCACACAGAATGACATGGAGGACTGGGTAAAGAGCATCCGCAGGGTGATATGGGCTCCATTTGGAGGAG GAATTTTTGGTCAGAAGTTGGAAGAGACGGTTCGATATGAACGTCGTTATGGCAACAGGATGGCGCCCATGCTGGTGGAGCAGTGCGTGGACTTCATCCGCCACAGGGGTTTACGAGAAGAAGGGCTCTTCCGTTTGCCTGGACAAGCCAACCTCGTCAAAGAGCTTCAGGATGCTTTCGACTGTGGAGAGAAGCCGTCTTTTGACTG TAACACAGACGTTCACACCGTGGCATCATTGTTGAAGCTGTATTTAAGAGAGCTGCCTGAGCCAGTCATCCCGTTCTGTAAATACGAAGAGTTTCTGGCCTGCACCAAACTCCTCAGCAAAGACCAGGATGCA GGAATGAAGGAATTAAGAAAGCAAGTAGAAGGTCTACCTACAGTAAACTACAATCTGCTTAAATACATATGCAA GTTTTTGGATGAAGTTCAGTCCTACTCAGGTGTGAATAAAATGAGTGTACAGAATCTGGCTACAGTCTTTGGGCCAAATATTCTGAGGCCAAAGGTTGAGGACCCAGTGACTATAATGGAAG GCACAGCACTGGTTCAGCAGCTGATGGCTGCTCTGATCGGTCAGCACGATGTTCTTTTCCCACCCGATGAGGACCACAGTAGCACCCTGGAActggttaataataacaacaatgagACTCAGAAACGACCTACGAATGGTCAGCTACAAAACAAAGAGAACAATAACACCAGTGGGGTGCGACAGTGCACTTGGGACGCACCAGAATCACCCAGCCGGGTTCCTCTGGACAACGGCTCTCCCCGTTCGGGCAGCCCACGTAATGGTTTTACAGGACAGCGTTTCGAGGTGGCCCGCAGTCCGCCACTAGCAGTGAAAAAGAACCCAGCGTTTTGCAAAGGGAGCGGGATTGTCACCAACGGATCATTCAGCTCGTCATCGTCATCCTCAGGTGACGCCAATCAGGAGAAAAGTCAGGCTCTATCAAACATGGGAACCCTTCATGCCCGTCGGACGGGTGCGATAAAAGGCTCGGGCACCAAAATGGGTGTCCAGAATAGCATCGTCCGAATGGGCGTATCCAGCACAGACGTGACGAATGGGACTCTAAATGGACGGAATGGACTCTGGGTTCCCAACGGTCACGCCACGATGCGCGAGGCTAAAAGTCGAGATGCAGAGCACCAGCAGAACCGCCTGTCCACGTACGACAACGTCCACATCCATCAACAGCAGATGACACAGCCCTGTCTGAGCAGCAGCTGTGAGGACAAACAGAGCTTGGATAGCGCCACATGGTCCACCTCGTCTTGCGAGATCTCCCTTCCCGGAAACTCGACTTCTTGCCGCTCCTCCACAACCACGTGCCCAGAGCAGGACTTCTTTGGCAACAACTTTGAGGATCCTTTGTTGGACGGGCCAGTACAGGAGGACAGCGGACCGGCGGTTGACGATAGGGAGCAGCGGACCAGTAACAGTGGAGGCCGGGGAAGCAGAGGAACCAGCAGCAGCGATAACAGCGAAACCTTTGCCATTACAAATGGGCcgaccaatcacagtgcactgcaTAGCCTGGTGGCCAGTCTCAAACAGGAAATGCTCAAGCAGAAGAGTGAATACGAGGCAAGGATTAAGAG TCTGGAACTTCGGAATCTAGAGTTGGAGACGGTGATGGCGAATCTACACGAAGAGCTTGACCAGGAGAAGAAGAAATACACCATGGTGGAGATCAAGCTGAGAAACGCAGAGCGAGCCAAGGACGACGCGGAAAAGAGAAACGAGATGTTGCAGAAAGAGATGGAGCAGTTCTTTTCCACCTTCGGAGACCTGACCGCAGACCCGCGACGGCCCGACAGAGCCAACACCATCTGGATCCAGTGA